The genomic region TTGGGATTTGGCTTATTTCTGTATGTTTTCTTAGTTATAAACCTCTTATAATGTGATGTTTTTGTCTTGATGCATTGTTTTGGGAGCTTCATCAGTTCTTTTACTCTGTCATTTCAGAGAACAAATATGTAGGTGTTAGTGTTGGCGTGTTCTTGTTCATATGTTCAGATATGTTTTCAGCACCTTCCGAATCTAGTTGATTCCTTTTGTCTGTAATCTTGGTGGTGCTCCTCCTCTCATACCAATATTATGTTGGTTTTGACAGGTCTCTCCAACTTCATTGGTGAAGGAAATTTTGTTGAGGAAATGTGGATTCTTGGTCTTGATTTCTGAAGAAGAACCTTAGATTTTATGCTGTACGTTGGTGATAATCAAATACCAATTACTAATAAGAGAGGTGTCAGTGGTTGAACAAGTGGGAGTGTCTTAGTTTTGAGAAGTATATTAAGCATCTCTTTAGTGGGTTATTGTTGGCTATTGCTCCTGTGCTAACTCTTGGGGACCCAAGGTGCTTTGTCTCTGCTGCCAAGCAAACGAATAATCCTCTTCTTgggtctttttcttttcaaaagaTCAAATTCCCTTGCATCACACTGTTAGACGCGTCTCCTTAACTCACTTTTCCTTTGTCTCTCTTCTTAAATCATAGAAAAGTGGTGCCGTCTCGATATCCCTTCCTGAATTTGGGGGCTTCACCTCTATTCTCCTGCAATTTTCTATCTGACATCTTGGGGTATAAGTTATCGAGTTTAACAGAAAGAGCAGCCAGGAATTGAGATCTTGGAGCTAAAAAGAACATTTGCCTGCCAAAATGAAGTTTATGAAACTTGGATCAAAGCCTGACCAGTTTCAAACTGATGGGGACACTATCAGGTTAGCTATACCTGTTGTCAAATCATTGTTTTCTCTATTCTGTCAATGTTTTGGTATGAAACTGATCTTAATTTCCTTGCTGTTCTGCTGCTCTGAGCTTTTGTACCATAGCCTCGCTGGTTTTCTAAGCTGTTAAGTTGATATATTGTCTGTCCATTCTCCGTCTCCATTTGTTCTTATCTGGGTTTGAACTAAGAATCTGTCAGTGCTCTTCCctaatattttagtttgtaCAACTATTGTTAACACTCCAATTCCATGCTGACAAGGCTGCTATGCCAATGACTACAGATTCACCATTTTCCTCTGTGCATTTAAATATGCATATGGTTGAGTAGGATAGATTTCTCCATGTTGATAAAATGGAAGCGGTAGAATCAATTTGCAACTCATTTTTTCactactattttatttatttctccttcaatttctttccTCTTTTGTCGACAACTGAAAATCTTTGAAGTCATGAAATTTGGGTTTCAAAGCAGTAAAGATAGGGTACCGGTGCAAATACTACAATGTCAAAGCCGGTGAACTTTCAGATTGAAGAATGCTGATAGTCATATGCACTGAATTTTTAATGGCCCTTTTTTCCGAGAAATAAATGTTGAATTGGTTATTGAAATGCAGATATCTTATGAGAGGATATGGATTCATTTTGCTTGTGCTTCTTTCCCGTGTTCTTATCAATTGTAAATACAAGCATGCccttatattcaatttaaagGTGCGGATTAAAGGTGATTGCAATTTGCCAATTTAACTGTTGGAAGCATTTCTGTTTCAGATATGTAGCCACAGAGTTGGCAACTGACTTGGTGATTACTGTTGGGGATGTGAAGTTTTATGTCCACAAGGTATAAACGTTTTACAGTTGAAAAGGTTCCTATTACTCAAAagcattttttcctttccttaaGTTAAGCTGAGAAACATACAGCTGCCTCTTTTAACTGTCTTTTTCATGTGTGGATTGACCAAACATTTGTTGTCTCTGAGCCATTGATGTAATACTACTGTGTGCGGCATTGTGACAATGGAACCTACGATATCCAACATTTCAAGAATTAGCTCAAATTTTGATGGAATTTCNNNNNNNNNNTGAACCACAAATTTTCATGTGATCCACAAATCAGTTGCCGCTGTGGCTGCGGTTCAAGAGGCACCATTGTgactttaatttcaattatcttCTGCACAAATTCTTTGATTTAGGTGTTTGCTCATATACTAACAGTGTTGCATCTCATTGTAGTTTCCTCTTCTCTCCAAGAGTTCTCAGCTTCAGAAGCTTGTTGCTGGGACAAGCGACAACGATGAAATTGACATTCATGATATTCCGGGTGGACCTGCTGCATTTGAAATATGCGCTAAGTTCTGTTACGGCATGGTAGTAACACTCAATGCTTATAATGTGGTTGCGGCACGTTGTGCAGCAGAGTACCTGGAAATGTTTGAGATTGTTGAGAAGGGAAATCTCATATACAAGATTGACGTCTTTCTTACTTCTAGCATTTTCCGGAGTTGGAAAGACTCCATAATAGTacttcaaacaacaaaatctTTTCTTCCGTGGTCGGAGGAATTGAAAATTGTCAGCCACTGCCTGGATTCCATAGCTACTAAAGCTTCCACTGATCCTTCAAAAGTTGACTGGTCCTACACTTACAATCGTGATAAGCTCCCATCTGAGAATGGGCATGACCCGCACTGGAATGGTATGAAAAAGCAACAAACGGTGCCCCAAGACTGGTGGGTAGAAGACCTCTGTGACCTTCAAATTGATTTGTATAAGAGGGTTATTACCACAATAAAAGCAAAGGGAAGAATGCCAGCAGATGTTATAGGAGAATCATTAAAGGCGTATGCTTTAAGAAGGATTCCTGGTTTCAGCAAAGGCAGTATACAAGGTGGTGATCTTCTGAGATACCGTTTCTTGGTAGATACTATCACATGGTTGCTGCCCGGAGAGAAAAGTTCAGTACCTTGCAGTTTTCTGCTGAAGCTATTACAAGCATCCATTATGTTAGAATGTGAAGAGAGGGGAAGAAGGGAGCTTATGCTAAAAATTGCTCAACAGCTTGAGGAGGCAACTGTTGTTGATCTTTTGATTCGTTGTCCGACTGGTGAGACAGCCGTGTATAACATAGATATAGTACACAACTTGGTTGAGCAGTTTGTGATGCAAGAACATAGTGCTCAAATCAACTGTGCTGATGATCGTGATTTCCAGGAGATATGTCCAGGATTTACGTCAGATGTTTCCAAGTCTAAGGTGGCTAGGTTAGTTGACGGTTATCTGGCTGAAGCTGCTAGAGATCCTTCTTTACCTTTGTCCAGATTTCTCGATCTAGCTGAAATGGTTTCTGGCTTTCCAAGATCAACACATGATGGAATTTATCGTGCTATTGACATGTACCTCAAGGTCTATTAAGTTCTTCTGCATTCATtaagtttaaataatttactctCTCCATTCATTGCACATAGTCTAGAACTGGtttcttgttaattttgcTAACCCATTATTATCCTCTTTGCAGGAACACCCGGGATTGAGCAAGAGTGAGAAAAAGCGAATCTGTCGGTTAATGGATTGCAGGAAGCTATCAGCTGATGCCTGTGCACACGCTGTGCAGAATGAGAGGCTGCCTTTGCGTGTGGTTGTGCAGCTTCTTTTCTTTGAGCAAGCCcgagcagcagcagcagccacTGGTGGTAAATCACCAGATCTGCCTGGCACCGTCAGGGCCTTGCTCCCTAGAGGATCTTATGGTAGCTCCAGGTCTGCTACTACCAACTCGGACGAGGATTGGGAGGGTGACCAGACATCCGAGGAACTTAAGGACTTGAAGGGTGAGCTAGCATCTCTGCGGCTGAGAAACAAAGGACGCAGTGACAGTGAAAGCGCTGGAACAGCAAATGATACCAAATCAAATACAGAGAAAGGTACTcccaagaaagtgaaaaagatATTCTCAAAACTCTGGACGAGCAAAGATAGACAAGGCGAGAACAGCAGCTCGGATACATCCGAGAGCCCAGCTTCCACCAGTGCAGAAGAAGCAAAGGAGACGGCAGTGGTCAAAGTGACCCGGCAAATGACATCAAACCAAATGCAGAAGAAGTTGTTGCTAACAAGGTGAAGAAAGATCTTCTGTAGACAACATCGGCCAGAAGAGAACAGCTGGTTAGATTCCCCCAAGAGCCTGTTTGTATCAGAGCAAAATGGAGGCTGTTCAAAAATAGGATACCCCATCTCAAAACTAGTTCTTGCAAGGAGTAAGTACTTGGGAACTATCAATTTGTAAGTTTGTTCCTTGATTTGCCATAGGACATTAGGACAACCCAATGCTAGAAAATGGATAAGTAACCATTTGCAGCTGAAATTTTGCAACTTCAGAAGCCAATGTTGGTTGAGGATGCATGTTTTTGCTGCAGAGGGTTCTTGAATTTTGTTCTTCACATAGAGAAATGTAGGTTTAGTTGCTTTTAATTCACCAATTTCTAGTACTAGACCCTTTGCTTCTTGTCCATTTCCCACTGCTGtaatagttgtaattttcCAGCTCATgctagaaagaaaatatttatagccatttttgtttcttagattttacataaaaattttaacacaTTGTGCTGTAGATCAAATTTTTGGTTTGTCCCACCTTAAATGCCACTTGGTGGTGGTTATATTTCAGATTTTTAAAggtataaaaaacaaatacttaCGTTGGAAATCTTACATCAAAAGTATtcaaatgaaacaattaaaaagatgCTATTAAAGTAGGCTGATATGTTAGTAAGTCTCAAGTTGTGATTCCTTAGTTGTGAGATCTCAACTTTGTTTTtctagggtaaattacaaccattcgttttaaaatttggcataattacgaatattttcttgttgtttgcaaaattattaatacctttttaattttagtagttgtctaacaattaatcTAATTCGTTAGTCTTTATTAGGtgtccatatattttttatggtgaactaaCCATAATGCCCTTGTGTACTAAAAACTATAAGTTTacttattcatttatttattatgaattaagtggataattttattttataatttataaaaattttccatccacCTCGTctaatcttgaaaaaaaatacagaaaggacaaagttgataatttcatacctccattgaaagattacataatttcatcaaacatcatgagtgtattcgtaatttttcaaactattaggaatattcgtaattattgCAAATCTTATGGgagattgttgtaatttaccttttttttttcttttactaataacaataaataaatcacaataatTAACTCATCTTGATATATTGAACAATATCTTAATTTAACCAATACATCAATAGAACTAACAatgacaaataaattataactcaCGTAAAGTGAAACAAATGTACCCATATATCTAAAGGACTCAAAACCATGTCATTGAATATATTCATGAGACTTTAATTTTAGCCTCAATCACTAAGTACAAACATAAGTACTGGTCATAAACCCAATCTTTTCTTAATGAGTGTccaaaagtaattaaaaaatctaaataaattagtatttttaataatatatttcaactGAATAAactgaaatataaaaagaaaaaatagaatgaaatTATGTACATGGAAAGTGGAGAACAATGAGTAAGTTGGATGTTATGGCTAATGAGGCCTCGGTTAATTGACGTAATTGAAGTCCcaaaattacaagattatCTGTAAGGATTCTACCGATGTGTGgaatattattctattttaataatatgtgtccttctactttaatagtaattgttgattatatatagttatttgatattaataatcaGTATATGATTGTTGATAGTTATTgactataaatatttgatattaataattataatcgatTAACTCAAAAGGTAATAATTCACCActttcactacaaaaaaattgaaagttatGAATAAAGATAAGAGTAATATATTtggttaaataatatattcaaaattgaagaaataaaataacagaCCAAATTTTGGGGACACCAAAAGTCGCCTCTGTAATAATAACAGTTATGTATAGgcacaaaattttttaaataattaaatattatttactaattttttattgtaggaaaaataattatatagaaataattgaaaataaataattttgaaagataatatttaaagcaggaaaaagaaaaaataaaatattacctAAAAGTACATAactgtttaaaaaattaattttactttttattttcactacTTACATCATACATTCTTCAatgttactttttttttaataaaaaattacttctgtaaaaataatttttttatttccctTAAGGGTATttgcaaatatttaaaataagtacttataagtttattattaaaaatcaattgaaaagattatttttattttacaacttctatttttaaattatttaaattaaattaattgaagtaaaaaattataaaaaaactccTTGCTAACTTTTGTAACtcattgataaaattattaatattaaacatatttttctaaaaattccaatttcaccctttttgtatttttaagttttattttcaaatattctcatttttaattataacttaacttacaatttattttcatcgtAAAAATAAAAGCTATTACAAGTCATTTACAAATACTCgtctaatatatattgtgagGAAGGGTTTTAAATTACAAGTGAGGAATATTGGACCTCGGTTGAGCCCAAACTGATAATTGGGCATGAACTCCGGCCCAAATCTCAAATTGAGAGTGCACTGTGTTACGTCAGCCCATCAGACCATTGCATGTCCTCTGGGATCTAAGAATTTTAACACCCCTCctacaaaattgaatgaaaatttatatttattttttattaatttattgaaaatttaatacgaattaaattattattattcattaaatataattagtaataatttttacataattatttgaattttattgctaatattaattttttattgactattgaccattttataattattaatacacacaaataagcaaattctttaatttctttgttttgtccgaacaaattatgttgtcgtgaatttatttttaagttaaatgtattaaataataaaataaaattgtagcTGAAAAGAAAAGACGGGCGCGCACATACGTAAATCAGCAAATCTTCACTACCCGCAGCTACTTTGTCCACAATTTCCTCGTACCTAAACCACCTACTATTAGGTGTGAGTCAActggccaaaaaaaaaaccttatttataacaataattattattgttttgttttcacCTCTTTgagcatatttatttttattttatttttttttaaaaataattacatttatatctaCACGAATTCGCAAATTGAATAGGAATGAAAATAcgcaaacaaaaaaaaaaatattcgagGAGGAAATGAGAGATATTTTGTttaaccacaaaaaattattaattcttttctttcaaagAATTTCCATGATAGACCAAAACAATCATTTATAGGATTAATGATTTCTAAAAGCGGATTCATTTAACTATCTGCATTTGATGCagttatttaatttgagaatCAAAATAGTAAGCGATAGAAAAGACTAATGATTTGTTCGTCTATCTACGGCCAATCTACGGTAGAAGAGAAGGTTggaacaattatttattttagttcagGATTCCTtgtctcttatttttttggaggaaaacaattcttgattattggtacaaaaaataaagtagcTGATTCAGTAGCACGGGCTACAATAAAGGCCTGGTGTCAttgtgttaataaaaaatggctCAGGGGGATGTTAACGAACTGGTCAACTATAAAAATGAGACTTCATAAGTTCAGGAATTTGAGAATGGAATAAAAAACGAGAAGACTCAATTGTCTTCCAAAAAGAGACGGGGCTGTTGTGAAAAGACAATTATCTCGCTTGCAAACATATTTGGGcgggattaaatatatgatagaGTTACCTGATAATGTAATCATTGTTGATCAGCATGAAGAATATACGGCCCTACGAAAGTGTATCACTTTGGGAATTCCAACAATTTGTTTAATCAAATTGTGACCCTGATCTTACAGATACTTTAATTCTAGCGAATGATGACGCTATATCTTCAATCCGCTTAATTCTTAACAAATTAGTATTCGCAATTTGTGAGGGCCGTTCTAGCTATATAGAAATCcttgattaataataagataaatcacttttacttcaaaaattcgataaatttctgaaatcaattattatattatttatgaactttgagaaatagataaaaataattgaggatATT from Sesamum indicum cultivar Zhongzhi No. 13 linkage group LG3, S_indicum_v1.0, whole genome shotgun sequence harbors:
- the LOC105158596 gene encoding BTB/POZ domain-containing protein NPY4; the encoded protein is MKFMKLGSKPDQFQTDGDTIRYVATELATDLVITVGDVKFYVHKFPLLSKSSQLQKLVAGTSDNDEIDIHDIPGGPAAFEICAKFCYGMVVTLNAYNVVAARCAAEYLEMFEIVEKGNLIYKIDVFLTSSIFRSWKDSIIVLQTTKSFLPWSEELKIVSHCLDSIATKASTDPSKVDWSYTYNRDKLPSENGHDPHWNGMKKQQTVPQDWWVEDLCDLQIDLYKRVITTIKAKGRMPADVIGESLKAYALRRIPGFSKGSIQGGDLLRYRFLVDTITWLLPGEKSSVPCSFLLKLLQASIMLECEERGRRELMLKIAQQLEEATVVDLLIRCPTGETAVYNIDIVHNLVEQFVMQEHSAQINCADDRDFQEICPGFTSDVSKSKVARLVDGYLAEAARDPSLPLSRFLDLAEMVSGFPRSTHDGIYRAIDMYLKEHPGLSKSEKKRICRLMDCRKLSADACAHAVQNERLPLRVVVQLLFFEQARAAAAATGGKSPDLPGTVRALLPRGSYGSSRSATTNSDEDWEGDQTSEELKDLKGELASLRLRNKGRSDSESAGTANDTKSNTEKGTPKKVKKIFSKLWTSKDRQGENSSSDTSESPASTSAEEAKETAVVKVTRQMTSNQMQKKLLLTR